The Burkholderia pyrrocinia genome has a segment encoding these proteins:
- a CDS encoding rhodanese-like domain-containing protein — translation MSTLDQLYAKADERRAQGALNYAGALLPVEAFELLQLDPSARLVDVRTRAELDWIGRPLVGDGQYLHLEWTRYPGGVPNAEFVNELKAAIAPDTPVLFLCRSAARSKLAAVASSQAGFTKAFDLLEGFEGAKDAEGHRKTVDGWCFRKLPWIGA, via the coding sequence ATGAGTACGCTCGACCAGCTTTACGCGAAGGCCGACGAACGCCGCGCCCAAGGCGCGCTCAACTACGCCGGCGCACTGCTGCCGGTCGAGGCATTCGAACTGCTGCAGCTCGACCCGTCGGCGCGCCTCGTCGACGTGCGCACCCGCGCCGAGCTCGACTGGATCGGCCGCCCGCTCGTCGGCGACGGCCAGTACCTGCACCTCGAATGGACGCGCTACCCGGGCGGCGTGCCGAACGCCGAATTCGTCAACGAACTGAAGGCGGCCATCGCGCCCGATACGCCCGTGCTGTTCCTGTGCCGCAGCGCCGCGCGCTCGAAGCTCGCCGCGGTCGCGTCGTCGCAGGCCGGCTTCACGAAGGCGTTCGACCTGCTCGAAGGCTTCGAGGGTGCAAAGGACGCCGAAGGCCACCGCAAGACGGTCGACGGCTGGTGCTTCCGCAAACTGCCGTGGATCGGCGCCTGA
- a CDS encoding competence/damage-inducible protein A has product MSIGIIIIGDEILSGRRQDKHLAKVIELLGARGLALDWAEYVGDDPARITATLARAIASGDIVFSTGGIGATPDDHTRQCAAAALGVPLELHPEAKVLISERIRETHGDPATPVDFDSPENQHRFNMGVFPVGATIIPNGYNRIPGFSVGDLHFVPGFPVMAWPMIEWVLDTKYAHLHHATPHAERSLYVFELPESTLTPLMERIERDFPGVRVFSLPSVGDAERGGIYARRHIDLGVKGEPEAVAAAFVKLREGVHLLGGDVVEPDTPRA; this is encoded by the coding sequence ATGAGCATCGGCATCATCATCATCGGCGACGAAATCCTCTCGGGCCGCCGGCAGGACAAGCATCTGGCGAAGGTCATCGAGCTGCTCGGCGCGCGCGGCCTCGCGCTCGACTGGGCCGAATACGTCGGCGACGATCCGGCGCGCATCACGGCGACGCTCGCACGCGCGATCGCGTCGGGCGACATCGTGTTCTCGACGGGCGGCATCGGCGCGACGCCGGACGACCACACGCGCCAGTGCGCGGCCGCCGCGCTCGGCGTGCCGCTCGAACTGCATCCGGAAGCGAAGGTGCTGATCTCGGAGCGGATCCGGGAAACCCACGGCGATCCGGCCACGCCGGTCGACTTCGATTCGCCGGAGAACCAGCACCGCTTCAACATGGGCGTGTTCCCGGTCGGCGCGACGATCATCCCGAACGGCTACAACCGGATTCCGGGCTTCTCGGTCGGCGATCTGCACTTCGTGCCGGGCTTCCCGGTGATGGCCTGGCCGATGATCGAATGGGTGCTCGATACGAAATACGCGCACCTGCATCACGCGACGCCGCACGCGGAGCGTTCGCTGTACGTGTTCGAATTGCCGGAATCGACGCTCACGCCGCTGATGGAGCGCATCGAGCGCGACTTCCCGGGCGTGCGCGTGTTCAGCCTGCCGAGCGTGGGCGACGCGGAGCGGGGCGGCATCTATGCGCGCCGTCACATCGACCTCGGCGTGAAAGGCGAGCCGGAAGCGGTCGCGGCCGCGTTCGTGAAGCTGCGCGAAGGCGTGCACCTGCTCGGCGGCGACGTCGTCGAGCCCGACACGCCGCGCGCCTGA